TAACCATACAGGCTCATCGCACCGAACATCCCGGCGGTAATCACAAAGGTACTGGCGATGGATGCCCCGGAATACATGATGAAAATGCTTGAAATCGTCAGCCCGGTCAACGCGGAGTAGAGCATAAACAGGCTGGTTGCCACCCCGCCGCTCAATCGCTGCACCATACCGGAAATCACAAACACCAGCCCCAGTTGGGCAATAATCAGACCAAAGAACGTGATCTGACTGGAGAAAATAAAATTCAGCACCGCCGGAGTATGAGCGGTATACCAGGAAACGAACGCCGTCAGCAGCAACCCGCAGGTCATCCAACCATAGACTTGCGCCATATAAGCCTGAAGGCCGGACTGTGCGCGTTCAACTAGAGAATCACTCGAGCGTGGATACCTATCCATGACCTTACCTTTGCATTGAGTTGTTACGTAAGAGACATCTACGTCTCACCTGTTTTTATGGTAACACATAAATGTCAGTTCAGCCGAAACCGCCCGCTACCAGCGCGCCGCCGCTTGTTTGTCGCTATCGCGGGAGTCAACCCAGCGCTCACCCTGAGGCGTTGCTT
This is a stretch of genomic DNA from Brenneria rubrifaciens. It encodes these proteins:
- a CDS encoding Bax inhibitor-1/YccA family protein, with the translated sequence MDRYPRSSDSLVERAQSGLQAYMAQVYGWMTCGLLLTAFVSWYTAHTPAVLNFIFSSQITFFGLIIAQLGLVFVISGMVQRLSGGVATSLFMLYSALTGLTISSIFIMYSGASIASTFVITAGMFGAMSLYGYTTKRDLSGWGSMLFMALIGIVLASLVNLWLKSEALMWAVTYIGVVVFVGLTAYDTQKLKRIGEELSVDDKDNFRKYSIVGALTLYLDFINLFLMLLRIFGNRR